The DNA region TAAAATATTCTTGTATTATTTCATATTTATAAGAAACCGCTAAAATGATTTCTTTAATATCTTGTTTTTTAAGGTATTTAAAAATAAATTCTAAAAAAGGTTTACCATTTACTGGTGCCATAGGTTTTGGAATACCACTTATCACACTTTTTAAACGCATTCCTAAGCCTCCACAAAGTATTATTGCTTGCAATCAAAACCTTTGCCAAAAAATTCTTCTTTAACTACAATGCGATCTATTATTGTGTATTGGATACTTTCTCCATTACTTACTAGTAAAGTTTTATTTCCATTTTTATACGCATTTGCAACTATTGAATAAGAGTTTAAATTTTCCATGACTTAACTCCTTCTTTTGCAAATGCAAAATCTTGCACATAACCTTGCTCTTTATTTAAAGCTTGAATTAAATCATATTTTTTAATAGGATCTACGAAAAAAAACATAAATCCACCCGCTCCTGCCCCACTTGTTTTTCCACTATAAGCCCCATTATCAATAGCAAGTTTATAAATTCTTTCAAGTTCATCATTACTAACAATATCAGAAATAATTTTTTTTGATTGCCAAGATTTACCTAAAATAGAAGCTAAAGTATCAAAATCAGCCTTAAACAAAGCCTCTTTCATCTTTATAGCATCTTCTTTTATAGCATGCATAGCTTTTAATGATTTATCATCACCTAATTTTCCTTTTTTATGCTCTTCTATATCTTTTGCCAATCTAGTAATATTTGTAAAATAAAGAACTGTTCTAGCTTCAAGCTCATTTGCTATCCAGTTTTTAATGCGCAAAGGATTAACAATAACACGTTTATTATCATAAAATTCCATAAAATTAAAACCACCAAAAGTTGCAGCATATTGATCTTGAGCGCCCCCTACTATGCCCATATCCTCTCTTTCTATCTCATAAGCGAGTTTAGCAATTTCATATTCTCCTAAAGGAAGATTAAGCCATTCTACAAAAGCCTTTATAATACCTACAACCAAAGTAGAACTTCCACCCAAACCGCTACCACTTGGTACATCAGAATAAGTATGCAAAGAAAAACTTAAAGGTTTTTTTGTAAAATCTTTAATTATACGGTTATAAATACTTTTAAAAATATCTAAATTTCCATCATATTCTAAAAATTCTTTGCTTTCATGCTCTGCATAAGAATTGGTATCTGGGGAATCAAAAATGATTTTTTTATCTTTTCTTTCAATCAAAGTACAATGTATATACAAAGATATGGTAGCATTTAAAACATAACCCGTGTATTTATCACAATATAAATTAATATCAGTTCCTCCACCTGCTAAACCTAAGCGTAAAGGAGTTTGTGTACGTATAGTTTTCATAGATATCCATATTTGCTATAATTTATATATAAATTATAGCAAAACTATACTTAACTTTTATTCATATAAATTAAACATTTGCAAAACGATTAACTTTCATCATTTCAAATGCTCTTAAAAGTTCCTTAATACCATCTTCTAATGAAACATCTGGTTTCCAGCCTGTAGCTTCTAATTTAGCATTTGAAACTAAATAATCTCTTTTATCTGGATCTTCACCTATATTAGCAGAATGGATATAAAAATCAGGAACATATTTTTTAATTGTTTCAGCAAGCTGTCTTTTAGTTAAGTTTGCAGCACTTAAACCCATATTATAAGCTTGACCTTTCATTATATCATAATTTTCTATACCATGAATGAAACCTTTTACAACATCACGAACATGAATATAATTGCGCCTAAAATGTTCTTCAAAAAGTACTATAAATCTATCCTTATAAGCACGATAAGTAAAATCATTAACCAATAAATCAAGTCTCATCCTAGGGGATATCCCAAAAACAGTTGCCAAACGAAAAGTTACACAATTTCCCTTATCAAGTAAATATTCTTCTGCATGAACTTTATCAATTCCATATTCTGAAATAGGACATAAAGGAGATTCTTCAGTACACATTGTATCTTTTTGACCTATCCCATAACCACTATTTGTATTAGGATAAATAAATATTTGAGAAGAACTTGCACAATCTCTTATCATTTTTATGGCTTCATAATTAACCATCTTAGCAAGCTTTGGATTTTTTTTACAAAGAGGAGCACCTACTAAAGCAGCCAAAGGAATAATAATATCAGATTTTGCAACTTCTTGCCTAATAAGATTTTCATCCATAGCATTACCATTTATAAAAGTAAAATTTTTATTATGCGTACAAGACAAAAGAGAAATTTGATTAAACATCAAATTATCTATAACGCAAACTTCGTATCCTTTATCAAGTAAAATTGGAGTTAAAACCGAACCTATATAACCTGCACCACCTGTAATTAAAACTTTTTTTGACATATTTTTCCTTTAAATCGATAGTTTTATCGATTTAAAGGAATTCTGCCTCTTTTAATTTCATTTCTCCAGTGATCTAACAAATCTTTAAGCATTTGTTTAACAGGAATTTCAGCTTTCCAATCGATAAAACTTTTTATTTTTGTGTTATCAAACATTTGATAATCTGCATCAATAGGACGCATTCTATCTTCATCTTGTTTTATCTGTATACCCCCCCCCTATATCACTAAAATTCAGTAATATATCTATAATTTCAGGAAGTTTAAAAGCCTCTTCTCCTGCTATATTAAAAGCTTCACCACAAGGCACATTACCTTTTTTGCTTTCAAGTGAAAGCAAATAATAAGCCCTAATAGCATCACGACAATCTTGAAAAGTCCTCACACTAGAAAGATTTCCCACTTTTATAACAGGCTCTTGATAGCCAGCTTCAATCAATGCAATTTGTTTAGCAACCGTACTCTCAAAAAAGACATCACTTCTTCTTGGACCACTATGCGTTCCCATTCTAGTAACAAAAGTTTTTATTCCATAAGCTTCTCCGTAAAATCTTCCAAGATAATCAGTTCCGATTTTGCTTATACTATAAGGACTTGCTCCATGAAATTGTGTTTCTTCATTTAATTTAATACCAACTTTAGCTTTTCCATAGACTTCACTTGATGAACATATATGAACCACAGGATCATAACCATCCTTTACTTTTAAAAGTCTAATGTTCTCTAAGATATTTGCACTACCTATGATATTGGTTTGTAAAGTTTCTATAGGTATATCAAAAGAAGTTTTTGGATAAGACTGTGCTGCTAAATGAAAGATCACATCAGGACGCTTATTTTCAAAAAGTTTTTGTATACTAGAATAATCATTTAAATCTGCATAAAAAATACTTATTCTATCTTTTTTATTTATTCTCTCGCTAAGATGATAAATATTATCCATACTTTCTTGCCAACGCATCATACCTATGATTTCATAATCTGTATTGGCGAGTAAAAAATCTGCCATTTGAGATCCCACTTGCCCTGTAAAACCTGTAATTAATGCTATTTTTTTCATAAATACCTTATCATTTTATAATATTTCACTTTTCTAAGTACCAATTATACATCATTTTGATACCTTCTTCAAGTTCAATTTTATGTTTCCATCCTAAAGAATGAATTTTAGAACAATCTAATAATCTATTCATAGAACTATCAGGTTTAGTAATATCGAATTTAAGCTCTCCTTTATAAGCTACAATCTTTTTAATAAGTTCTGCTAATTCCTTTATACAAAGATCTTTATTAGTGCCTATATTAATATGAGTATTTTTGATTTCTTTTATATTTTTAATATATAAATCTTTAAAATTAATATTTTGCATGATATAAATACAAGCATCAGCCAAATCTTGGCTATGTATAAACTCACGTCTTGGTTTGCCACTACCCCAAAGTTCTACGCTTTTCTCATCAATACCTTGGTTTTTTAAATATTGTTTTGCTTCATTTAAATCACTAATCTTTAAATCTAATAAAAGTTCTTCATATCTTGATTCGTGTAATAATTTTGCAAGATGAATTTTTCTTAACATTGCAGGCAAAACCTTAGCCGTCTTAAAATCAAAATCTTTAGTTTCTCCATATAAATTTGTCAAGGCCACGCAAATAAAATTAGTATCATATTGTAAATTATACGCTTCAGCCATCTTAAGTCCTGCTATCTTAGAAATAGCATAAGGCTCAGCTACATAGTCTAACTCAGCACTTAACAATGCTTCCTCTTTAATGGGATTGATTGCTTTTTGTGGATACATCCAAGAGCTTCCAAAAAAAATAAGCTTTTTTACATTATACATATAAGCATTATGAAAAACATTATTTTGTATCATTAAATTTTCATATAAAATATCAGCAGGAACCCTCATTCCTAAATGTCCTAATTTAGCTGCAGCAAAAAAAACATAATCAGGCTTTTCATAAGTAAAAAATTCTGCAACTTTTCTTTGATCAAGCAAATCTAATTCTTTATGATCTCTTATAATAATATTAGTAAAATCTAATTCTTTTAATCTTTTTAAAATAGCACTTCCAGCAGTTCCACTATGTCCTGCTATATATATTTTTGAATCTTTTTGCATTAATTATCCTTTTTCATAGCAAGAATATCGCGTTCTGAAAGAATAGGTGTATTAGTAGGCCAATTAATGCCTATTCTTTCATCATTCCATGCATAAGTAAATTGCTCATTAGCATCTACATATTCCCCCAAATAAGCACATTTATAGTAATAAACAGCACTTTTACTACTAACATAATGTCCATTTCCAAAACCTGCTGGTACTAAAATAATTTGCTGGTTATCTTCATTGATAATAAATTTCTCATGTTTTAAATAGGTTGGAGAATCTTTTCTACAATCTACCACAACTTGATGCACCTCGCCATAAACACAAGTAGCTAATTTATAAGTTTTTGTATCCCCATGGATACCGCGAATCACATTATATTTAGAGTGTATAAATTTATCATGTATAAACTTTAATCCCTCTGGCAATAATTTATCTATAGTTTCGCTAGTAAAAGCTGTCCAAATTTCTCCTCTTAAATCTCTAAATTTATTAGGAGTTATAATATAAACACCTTTTAAAATATCTGATTCTTGTATATCAAATTCTATTGCCATTATTTTCCCTTACGTTTAAAATTTTTATAAAGCTTATATATTTTATAAGGTAATAAAAAATAAGCCCCTCTGTATCTTTGTTTATGAGTTTTAAGCAACAAATCACCCAATTGATATGAAAGATGTTTTTTGCATTCCAATGATTCATTATAATCTGGACAAGATTTAAGATCTATATCTTGCATAGGATAATTTTTTAAAAGTTTATTTTGTTTTTTTTCCTGTCTTAAAATATGAAATATTTTCATTATCTCCATTTTTATTAAAGCATTACCTAATTTATATTTTATACTTGATTTAACATAACCTACAGCACTCAAACAATCTAGATCTAAATATCTAAGCAATAATTCTTTATCAGTATCATTTTTACTATTTAACAAAATCGATTTTAAATATTGAGCCTTTTTAACATCTCCTAAAAAAGTACAAATTTTAAAACCTACAACAATGATATAAGGATATTGCTCATCATTAAAATTTATATAATCATCATAACATTCATGAAAGGCACCTAAAGAATAAGGTAATAAAGTTTGAAAAAAAGCCTCATAACGCGTTTCTAAAATTTCTTTAATATTCTGATTAATTTTAGTATAATTACCTTGGATAAACAAACATTGCATAATATAAATTCTATATCCATCATTATCATGATCAAAATTTAAAGCTTGATTAAGATATTTAATTTGATTCTCTAAAGGTAATTTTAATTCTTTAGAAAGTTGAAATAATCTAAACAATGACATAGCTTGTTGTAAGCAATGCAAAGGAAATTTATTCATATTTTGATTGATCAATTCTAATTGTTGCCTGTTTGAAAAAACATCATGAAATGATATTAATTTATTGCGTCCAGAAATCATCATAGCCAGTTTTGAAAAAACAGATTCTTTTGCTGAGTAAATTTTTTCAGCTTTAGACATAAAATTAATTTCAAAAAAAGCTCTTTGCATCTCTGTATAATCAGATTTTATAAAAGAACCAATATCAATTATATTTAAATGACTATATTGCTGAAAAGATTTTAAATAACGCACCAATTCTTGATTGGCGTTTAAATCCTGTCCAAAAATTATAATATTATGGTTATTATCTAGCTCTTTTATAGCAAGCTCTAAAGCAATCTCATAAGGAAAAAGTCTCTCAACAACAGGTGTAAAACTAGGGGCTTTTCTTATGTTTGAAAAAATAATATCCCCTCCTCTAATATGCAAAGCTATAAAATTACTTTTTAATTGCATAATATCTTTTTCAACTTTAGCTAAGATATCTTGATACTGTTTTGAAAAACTAATTGTCTTACAAATCTCTTGTATTTCATATAAACATTCACTTTCTTCACAGTTTTCAATCCATAAGCTTGGCAAAATATCTGTAGAATACCATCCCCATTCTTGTTCAAAATTCTCTTCACTATTTAAAAATTCAAAAGTTCTTTGATATTTTCTTATAGTATTACCATGACTATATTCTAATCCTTCTGAAGGTAATAAATATTTTTCAATAAAATCTTCACCAAAGACAACATCAACCTCATCCATACAATTACCCAAATAATTCAATTTTTCATTTTTATGAGATTCTGTAATCCCCATAAAAGCTAAATCTATAGAGTTATGCCATAAAAATCCAAATTCAAAATCCATTTTTTTAGCTAAATACATACCTACTAAAATACTAGCTATTCTCATCCCTAATCCATCTGGTTTAGATGATATAATATAACCTTTTTTTCTTTTTTTAAAAATTTCAACTTTAGCCAAATTCAGAACCTTTCTTTCTAAAACTATCTTCACATATCGTGCTTGAATTTTATGAGATAAAATAATATTACATTCAAGATTATTATATTTCCATAAATAAAAATCTTGAGGAATGAATGTCCATTGTATGTTATTAGTTGAAATATAAATTTTAATATCATGTACATTAGATCTTAAAAAAATATTCTTATTTGTAAGAATTTTTATTTTTTCTAAGAAATATAAGTCTAATAAATCAACCATCCACCAAGATTCTTCATCTTTAGAAGTACAAACTGTATCTTCAAGAATAATCTTGGTATTTATCAGTCTAGAAGCATCATTAAATTTAGAATAAATACTCAAAGAACTCTGCATTGCTTTTTTATTTTGAGAAATATTAATCAAAGCATAATCAGGAAGTAAAAAATAAGATTTTTTATCATTATTATAATTAGCTTTTTTCACTTTTTTCTTTTTATATATTTTATACCAAATAAAAGGCAAAATCAAAGGTTTACCCAAATACCATTGTTTCATTGATTTAATTAAAGTTTCACCTATTTTATAAGAAAGATGATTTTTTACTCGCACAATATCATTATAATCAGGATATTCATCTAATCTAGGAAGTATTTTTTGTTTTTTATTAATTTGAAATTTTACACATTCAAAAATTAATCTAAACGGTATTAAATAAAAATTATATATTTTACTATGAGTAATAATATATCCTAATTTATAAGAAAGATGATTTAAAATTCTATATCTTACCAGTCCATATTTAGAAAAAAACTCAAATTCTGGATAGCGTTTAGCATTAATTTTATAAATAGGTTTATGTTGTTTAAAAAGTTCTTTAACTTGTCTAGGATCATATCTTAATTCAGAAAAATCAAAATACCAAAAATACAAAAATACAAACAAAGCTTCTTCTAATAATATCCCCTTATCTTTATCATAATTATATGCAATAAATTCTCTAATATACCATGCATTCAAAAAAATACTACTTTTTGTATGATATTCTTTAATATTTTTTATATCTCCTTTAAAAATATTATATAAATCCTGGATATAAGGAGGTACGCTGGATTTACTTGCAACCTTATCATAAGAAGCTGTAGATTCTTTACGTATACGATAATAATATAAGACTTTTGGAAATACATAAATATTATCAGCTTGAGCAAAAAGTAATATACCAAAATGTACATCTTCATGAATCAAACCATCCAAAAATTTTAATTTTATTTTTTGCAAATAGGCAAAAGAATATATACCCCCACACACACACCAAAAAGGAAGGTCAGCTTGAATTTTTAAACACCTTTGAATCCATTGCAAAGCTGTAATTTTTTCTGGTTTATAATATTCATAAATTTGCATCTGCGATTGAGTTAAATTAGTTTTATATTTATAATGCTTTTCCTCGATATTATCATAAAACATTTGATAATCAAACCAAACTATGTCCATTTGATCAGATCTTTTAATACATTCTTCAATACAATCAAAACTCCAATAATCATCAGGATCTAAAAATACAATATAATCTATTTTAGGGTTTTTAAATTCTTTTAAATCTTTTTCATCTTTAAAAGCTTTAAAGCTTTTATATACTTTGTGTATATTATAAGGATTATGTTTAGATAATTGAAATTCTATTAAAGTATTTTCTTTAATATGTGTAGTGATATTTTTAAATTCATATTCTTGGCTAAAATATTCTATGCCTACATTTCTAGCTGTACTTTGTCCTCCATTTTCTTTATCAAAGAGTATAAATCTTTCATCTTTTAAAGTATATTCTTTAGCTATATTTAGTGAATGTTCATCTGTACTTCCATCATTTACTAATACAATTTGTAAATTCTTATAAGTTTGATTGATTACACTATCTAAACATTCTTTTAAATATTTTTCTACATTGTATACAGGTATGACTACGCCAACGGTTTTCATGATTTCCTTTTTATTTCTTTTTTAATAGTTTGATACAAAAATTTGATATACCCCCCCCCTGTACCAAGTTTTACTTGCCTTTATAAATTCTTTTCCTAATTTATAAGAAAGATGATTTTTAAATTTTATTGCTTCATTATAATCAGGATAAGTTTCTAAAGGAGGTAATTTTAAAGAAGGATATTTTTTTATTTTAAATTGATAAGCTTTTTGTTCTTGTTTATGTGAAATAACAATACTTATTAATATAAAAGGTAATAATATATAATTTAATACATTTTTAGAATTTATAATCATAGCTTGACCTAATTTATAAGAGAGTTGATTTTGAATTCTTTGTTTGGCTGTACCGTGTTGGGTTTGAAAGTATAGTAAGTTTTCTTTAGTTATTAGTATTTCATTATTGGTTTGCAAAGTTTCATTTAAATTATGTATTTGATTGTTTTTAGAATTAATAATATTTTCAAAACTAAGTATTGTAGTTTCAATATTAATTGGTAATTGATTTTGATAAAAATTAATTCCTGGCATATCTTTGGCTAATAAAATATCATTGATACAATTATCGTATCTGTTTTCTAAAATAAAATCATTGTTTGCATAAGCAGATAAAGGAAAATAATTGGCTAAAGTGCTATGATCACATAGGGTATAGATATTAACACTATAGAGTGATTTTAATAATTTTAATACTTGTATATCATATTCTTTAGAATGGCAATTTGAAGGTTTGAAATTTATCATGTAGGGAAATAATTTTTTTATATTTTCACTCATGGCTTTAAAAGCATAAATATTTTCTCCTTCATAAAAATCTATCCCACACAAATATATGTTTTTATACCCTAGTGCTATGGCTATAGCACACATATATATACCAGAAGTAATTCTTTTATTAAAATAAATTTCATTATATTTGATATAAGCATAAAATTCTTTAAGATTTTCAATAATTTCATAGCCAAGTTTAGCATCAGGAAAAAAATCATAAAATTTATTTATAAAATTATCATTTTCAATAAAAGGTAGTTTAAATGTAGAGCAAATAATCTTATCTATAGTATATTCATTATTAAATTGGAGTTGTTTAGTAGTGTGGTATTGTTCTAAAAAAACACCTGGATTAAAAAATACAGCTTTGATATTTTTTCCCAAATGATACTTATCTTCAAAATAAAATTGATTACACCTAAAAACATCATATTCTTTAGGTAATCTTTGATAATTAATAGTTTTAAGACTAGGTCCATTTCCTGCTATGATGATATTTTGCATAGATTATCCTTAAAATGAAGATAGATTGATTTTAATTCTTTTGTTATTCTGTTTTTAGGGATATTAAAACACCTTCTATCATTTTTTTAATATCGCCATCAAGAATGCTATCTACTTGCGAAAAAGCTTGTCCACTACGATTATCTTTAACTTGCTGATAAGGAAAAAGCACATAAGATCTTATTTGATGTCCCCAGGCTATATCGCTTTTTTCATTTGTGTTGGCATTATTTTGTTGTTTTGCAAGTTCAAGTTCATAAAGTCTTGATTTTAACATTTTAAAGGCTGTAGCCTTGTTTTTGTGTTGGCTTCTATCATTTTGACATTGTACAACTATACCTGTTGGAAAATGTGTGATTCTAACAGCTGATTCTGTTTTATTAACATGTTGTCCTCCTGCTCCACTAGCACGATAATAATCAATTCTTATATCTTTTTCTTCGATTTGGATTTCTATATCATCATCAAGTTCAGGGCTTACCATAACGCTTGAAAAACTTGTATGACGTCTACCTGCGCTATCAAAAGGAGAGGTTCTTACTAAACGGTGTATACCATTTTCAGCTTTTAAATAGCCATAAGCATTTTCCCCTTTGACCAAAAAACTTACATCTTTAAGTCCTGCTTCTTCGCCTTCTTGAAAATCTAAAGTTTCAGCTTTAAATCCTTCTCTTTCGCAAAATCTTAGATACATTCTATAAAGCATACTTGCCCAGTCATTGCTTTCTGTTCCACCTGCGCCAGGATGGATAGAAACTATAGCATTTTTATTATCATTTTCCCCGCTTAAAAGCATGGAAATTTCAAGATCAGTAATGCTATCTTCAAGTTTGCTAGCCTCGTTAAATAAAGCTTGTAAGGTTTCTACATCATTTTCAGCATTAGCAAGATCAAAAAGTTCGCTTGCATCATTTAAAATATTAAAAGCATTTTCATAGTTTTTAAGTAAATTAGTGATTTTAGTTTTTTCTTTGCCTATAATGCTTGCTTGTTTAACATCATTCCAAAAAGATGAAGAATTTTCAAGATCTTCAATTTCTTTAAGTCTTGTTTTGATATTTTCAGGTTTAATGATAGAAGCTATATTATTGACTTTATTTTTAAGAGTTTTTAAAAGTTCACTAAATTCGTAATTATCCATAAAATTTTTCTTTAATTATAATTATATTTTTTTGATTTTTTAGGTATTATATCAAAACAACATTAATAATTAGGAAAAATATGCCAAAACTTTTTTTAATGTCTTTAGGATGCAATAAAAATTTAGTTGATAGTGAGATTATGTTAGGTAGACTTAGTGCTTATGAGCTGTGTGATGAGCCAAGTAAAGCTGATGTTTTAATCATAAATACTTGCGGTTTTATCCATAGTGCAAAACAAGAAAGTATTAATGCAATTTTAGATTTGCATAATCAAAGAAAAAAAGATTCGCTTTTAGTTGTAACGGGTTGTTTAATGCAGCGCTACCGTGAGGAGTTGATCAAAGAGCTTCCAGAAGTAGATCTTTTTACTGGTGTGGGTGATTATGAAAGAATCGATGAAATGATACTTAAAAAAACCAATTTATTTTCTAATTCAACCTATTTGCAAGGTGAAAATGCTAAACGTATTATCACAGGTTCAAATTTTCATGCTTTTATTAAAATTGCTGAAGGGTGTAATCAAAAATGTTCTTTTTGTGCTATTCCAAACTTTAAAGGTAGATTAAAATCACGTGAAATAGCAAGCATTATAACAGAACTTAAAGAATTAGTAGCAAGAGGTTATAAGGACTTTTCCTTTATCGCACAAGATACAAGTTCTTATTTATTTGATAAGGGTCAAAAAGATGGTCTTATACGTTTAATTGATGAAGTAGAAAAAGTTCAAGGTATTGAAGCGGCTAGAATTTTATATCTTTATCCAACAAGCATAAGTGAAAACTTAATCAAACGTATTATAGATTCTAAAATTTTTGTTAATTATTTTGACATGCCTTTGCAGCATATTAGCAATCATATGCTTAAAATCATGAAACGCGGTGTAAATCAAAATAAACTTAAAGAAATGCTTTCTTTAATGAGAAGCGCCCCAGATAGCTTTTTGCGTACAGGATTTATTGTTGGGCACCCTGGGGAAAGTGATGAGGATTTTAAAGAACTTTGTGAGTTTTTAAAAGATTTTGCTTTTGATAGAGTGAGTGTTTTTGCTTATTCTAAAGAAGAAGATACTTGTGCTTTTTACATGGAGCAAGTGCCTTTTAAAGTGATCAATCAAAGACTTGATGTGATAGAAAAACTTGTAGATAAATGCATAGAAAAAAGTTTTGAAAAAGAAGTGGGACAAAAACGTTTAGTTATTTGCTCTGGAGAAAGTAGTGAAGGTGAATTTTTTATAGCAGGAAAAGATTTAAGATGGGATAGAGAAATTGATGGAGAAATTCTTATTAATGAAAGCGAATGTGGAAATTTGGAAATAGGACAAATTTATGAATGTGAAATCATTCAAAATGTAGATAACAAACTTATTGCTAAAGCTTTAAGAAAAATACATGCAGCTTAAAGGAGAGATTTTAAATTTATTAAGAAAGGGAAAAAATTTATTAGCCTTTTCTTATGGGAGTGATTCTAGTGCACTTTTTTATTTTTTATTACAAGAACAAATTGATTTTGATTTAGCGATGATAAACTATAAAATGAGAAAAAATAGTGATTTAG from Campylobacter hepaticus includes:
- the prfB gene encoding peptide chain release factor 2; protein product: MDNYEFSELLKTLKNKVNNIASIIKPENIKTRLKEIEDLENSSSFWNDVKQASIIGKEKTKITNLLKNYENAFNILNDASELFDLANAENDVETLQALFNEASKLEDSITDLEISMLLSGENDNKNAIVSIHPGAGGTESNDWASMLYRMYLRFCEREGFKAETLDFQEGEEAGLKDVSFLVKGENAYGYLKAENGIHRLVRTSPFDSAGRRHTSFSSVMVSPELDDDIEIQIEEKDIRIDYYRASGAGGQHVNKTESAVRITHFPTGIVVQCQNDRSQHKNKATAFKMLKSRLYELELAKQQNNANTNEKSDIAWGHQIRSYVLFPYQQVKDNRSGQAFSQVDSILDGDIKKMIEGVLISLKTE
- the rimO gene encoding 30S ribosomal protein S12 methylthiotransferase RimO translates to MPKLFLMSLGCNKNLVDSEIMLGRLSAYELCDEPSKADVLIINTCGFIHSAKQESINAILDLHNQRKKDSLLVVTGCLMQRYREELIKELPEVDLFTGVGDYERIDEMILKKTNLFSNSTYLQGENAKRIITGSNFHAFIKIAEGCNQKCSFCAIPNFKGRLKSREIASIITELKELVARGYKDFSFIAQDTSSYLFDKGQKDGLIRLIDEVEKVQGIEAARILYLYPTSISENLIKRIIDSKIFVNYFDMPLQHISNHMLKIMKRGVNQNKLKEMLSLMRSAPDSFLRTGFIVGHPGESDEDFKELCEFLKDFAFDRVSVFAYSKEEDTCAFYMEQVPFKVINQRLDVIEKLVDKCIEKSFEKEVGQKRLVICSGESSEGEFFIAGKDLRWDREIDGEILINESECGNLEIGQIYECEIIQNVDNKLIAKALRKIHAA